The genomic DNA TCGACTGCCGCAGCTTTTACTAGAAGCTTCACTTGTTCATTTACCTTTTCAACGACTTCTTCATTTTGTGAAGTCGATCTAAAGACCTGTTCAGGTATGTAAGTTATGTCGTTTCCGACAACAAATTCGTATTGTTCATATGTTTTTTTAAGCTCATTCTTTTTGTCTTGAATTAACGATTCCACTACTTTTTTATCTGAAGTAACTCCGGCATACTCGTGATCAACATAGACGTGATAAACTGTCTTCAAGTTTTCCTCACTTGCAATAGCAGCCTCAGAAGCAAATGTTAGAGAAAACACTGCTAAGCCAGTGGCAACTGCTATAGATGTCTTGTCTTTTATTTTAGACAAGCTTTCTTTCAAAGCATTCATAACTATCCTCCTAAAAAAGGTTACCCATATAGAACTTTATAACTAGTTTTTACACTAAACTACTCTACCATAAAACTAGTAATAAAAATGATTCGTATCCGTAATGTAATACAAATGTATCATTAATAGAAGGTTATGGAATGACGATGAAAACTTTGAAAGATAACAAACATAGGAGTTAAATACTATTGCGGAAAGGTTTAATTTGCGGTGTAGAGCATTCAAAAAAAAAAAGTAAAACTACATCCAAAGGATTAGTTAACATTTCCTCTTTTATTTCTGTTCTATTACAAAACAATTTCAATCTGAAATTTCAATCTGATAGAAAAAGAAAAAAAGCACAATAGCTGTGCTCTTTTAGACTAATTGATGGCTCGGGACGGAATCGAACCGCCGACACAAGGATTTTCAGTCCTTTGCTCTACCGACTGAGCTACCGAGCCTAAAGTTTTTTATATTAAACTAATAGAATGACCCGTACGGGATTCGAACCCGTGTTACCGCCGTGAAAGGGCGGTGTCTTAACCACTTGACCAACGGGCCGTCAAAATGGTGAGCCATACAGGATTCGAACCTGTGACCCTCTGATTAAAAGTCAGATGCTCTACCGACTGAGCTAATGGCTCTCAAAAGTTTTGTCGCTCCAATCGCGACTTCTATATCTTACTAAATATTTTCTCCAACGTCAATACTAAAAGTTTATTGTATAATCTTCTGATATTTCCTCCCCCGATTTTCTTATTTTTTGGGAAGGAGATGTAGTATGAGAAAAAGGTTTACACGTTCAAACAACAAAAAAACAATAAAGGAGGTATTTGAGGACTTTCAATTTCATAACAAATTAAAAAACTTAGCACCCAGAACGATTAGTTCATATGATAAAAACACAATCCACTTTTTTAACTTTTTGGAAAAACAAAATATCAATTATTGTTCCGAATTGGATAAAGATGTTGTTAATGATTTCATTTTGTACTTACACGAATTAAATATAAAAGATGTTTCAATCAATACTTACCTTCGCCATGTTCGTGCCTTTTTGTATTATTGCATGAATGAAGAATATATAAATTCATTTAAAATTCATCTGATTAAGACAAATGAAGAACAAAAAGCACCTTATACGGAAGATGAAATAAAACGTCTTTTAAGTTCCCCCAATTTCAGAAAATGTGGTTTTGTAGAATGGAGAAATTGGTTGATGGTTGCTTATATGCTTGAAACTGGTAACAGATTAAATACTGTTATCAATTTAAAAATAGAAAATATTGATTTCGATAATGGATTAATCATTTTAACATCCAATAAAAACCGACAGATCAATTATTCGCCTTTATCAAATGTCATGATTAAAAACATTCAAAGATTTATTGAAACTTGGGGCTTACAAGAAGATGATTATTTATTTCCATCTGAAACGGGAGAAAAAATGAAAACTCGGGCTGTTCAATCATCAATCAGTAAATATAACCATTCCAGAGGGGTAACTAAAACTGGAATACACCGATTTAGGCATACTTTTGCTAAAAATTATATTTCAAAAGGCGGTAATCCGTTAGTACTCCAAAAATTATTGCACCATTCAACTTTGAATATAACCCAGAAATATGTCCGATTGTATTCAAATGATTTAAAAAATGTTTTTAGCGATATATCAATAGTAGAAAACATGACAAAAAACCAATCATTTAAACGTAAACGGTAAAATTATAAGAGACGCTCATATCAAAATGGGCGTCTCCTTTTTATTGGGTAACAAATTCCTCTACATTACCATGACTTTTTATCCAATTTTTAATTATTAAATCGTAACTATCAATTACTATGAGGTTTTCATCTGGTTGTTCTTGTGTAATGAAATCTAATAAATTATCTTCATGTTTTGTTTTAATCAATACTTTTAAAACACAGCTACGTTTTTGGCTGGCAAACAATAAACTGTCCAATGCTTCCTCAAATGTTTCGTTTGGTTTTTGAATTTTAATTGGTACAGGTTTTTCTTTATAATATTCTCGCAAAAATCCATCAATACCTTTGTTTCTTTGGACTGGAAGAGCATTTAAACTATTAAGGATTGCCAATTCTGTTTCATCTTTTGTTAGGTATTCTTTTTCCCCTTTTTCCAACAAATGAGATGATGTTTTGATTGGGTTATTTAATCGTTCCTTTGTTAGTTCGATTGCATCTTCTGAAGTATCAATTCCAATATAATTTCTGCCCAATAAATCAGCCGCTACTAATGTTGTTCCACTACCACAAAAAGGATCTAAAACGGTATCTCCTTCATCAGTTACAATTTTTATTATTTGTTCTAACAATAAAATAGGTTTTTGAGTTGGATAGCCAGTTCGTTCCTTTGCTTTTGGATTTAAAAATGGTATGTTCCAAACGTCTGATAAAGGAACTCCTTTTTTCTCTTTGCCCAATACAACCTGTCCGTTTTCATCAACTTTATATCTGGATTTTGAATTTTCATCTCTAACACGTTCTTGCAATATTTGGTCTATGTTAGTTGTTGCTGAATAATCGGTATAAATCGTGTTAAATTTGAATGATTTCGATTTGCTATAAAAATATATGTTTTGATGATTATTCAATAAGCCTTTTTTAGAATTAGACCACCGTTTATATGTCCATATGTTTTCGCTTTGGAAGTTATTCATGCCGAAAACTTCATCCAATGCCACTCTTAAATAATGAGAAGCAGATTTATCACAATGCAAAAATATAGAACCCGTCTTTTTTAATACTTTTTTACAAGCTTCCAAACGGTCTTTAATGAATTGCTTATAATCTTCGATTGACTCCCAACTATCATCAAATGAATATTCTTTGGAATTATCCCGTGTTTTTAATTTTTGTTTCCGTTGTGTAAAAAACGGTGGGTCTAAATAAATTAGGTCAACACTTTCCTCTGGTATGTTCTGTAGTTGTTCTAAGCAGTCGCCTAATAATACAGTCATTTATACATTACTCCTTTTTTCATTGGGTATTTTCATCAGCTATTTTTTGAAGGATACCCTTTAAATCCACTTCAGTAGTTTTCTTGATATAGTCCCAAGCAGCGTCCCCGTAATAATATTGTCCGTTTACGCCTTCATATAATGTTTCCAGTGTTTGTTGAATTTTAATAGCTTTTTTTCTGTTTGGGTAATAGAACATAACACGAATAGGAACAAAACCAGCATCTTTTATAACTTGGATTCTTGTATGTTCTTTAGTGATATGGTCTCCATCAGTTGTTGCATCTCTCCACTTAATTTCGTGGGCATCTTCATCTACTAAACAATCAATTTCAAATGTTTTTGGTCTTTGTCCGATTGTATTAGGTATTTTGACCTTTTGAGCCTTTTCTCCAAATTTATGAACAAAACACAATGTAGCCGCTTCTTCGAGGAATGAACCAGCATATTTATAAAGGAAACGTCCTTTATTTTGGTAAACGTCAATCATTTCCCCTTCTTCAAGGGTTACTTTTAACACTCGATAAATCAAATAATGCGATTTATCATCTTGGTTCATATCTTCTACACGTTCTTTTACTTTTAATTCTAATTGAGTTGCATATCTGTCTGCCAATTCTCGCAATTCTTGCTCGATT from Bacillus aquiflavi includes the following:
- a CDS encoding tyrosine-type recombinase/integrase; this translates as MRKRFTRSNNKKTIKEVFEDFQFHNKLKNLAPRTISSYDKNTIHFFNFLEKQNINYCSELDKDVVNDFILYLHELNIKDVSINTYLRHVRAFLYYCMNEEYINSFKIHLIKTNEEQKAPYTEDEIKRLLSSPNFRKCGFVEWRNWLMVAYMLETGNRLNTVINLKIENIDFDNGLIILTSNKNRQINYSPLSNVMIKNIQRFIETWGLQEDDYLFPSETGEKMKTRAVQSSISKYNHSRGVTKTGIHRFRHTFAKNYISKGGNPLVLQKLLHHSTLNITQKYVRLYSNDLKNVFSDISIVENMTKNQSFKRKR
- a CDS encoding DNA-methyltransferase, which gives rise to MTVLLGDCLEQLQNIPEESVDLIYLDPPFFTQRKQKLKTRDNSKEYSFDDSWESIEDYKQFIKDRLEACKKVLKKTGSIFLHCDKSASHYLRVALDEVFGMNNFQSENIWTYKRWSNSKKGLLNNHQNIYFYSKSKSFKFNTIYTDYSATTNIDQILQERVRDENSKSRYKVDENGQVVLGKEKKGVPLSDVWNIPFLNPKAKERTGYPTQKPILLLEQIIKIVTDEGDTVLDPFCGSGTTLVAADLLGRNYIGIDTSEDAIELTKERLNNPIKTSSHLLEKGEKEYLTKDETELAILNSLNALPVQRNKGIDGFLREYYKEKPVPIKIQKPNETFEEALDSLLFASQKRSCVLKVLIKTKHEDNLLDFITQEQPDENLIVIDSYDLIIKNWIKSHGNVEEFVTQ
- a CDS encoding ApaLI family restriction endonuclease, with translation MTLTIEQELRELADRYATQLELKVKERVEDMNQDDKSHYLIYRVLKVTLEEGEMIDVYQNKGRFLYKYAGSFLEEAATLCFVHKFGEKAQKVKIPNTIGQRPKTFEIDCLVDEDAHEIKWRDATTDGDHITKEHTRIQVIKDAGFVPIRVMFYYPNRKKAIKIQQTLETLYEGVNGQYYYGDAAWDYIKKTTEVDLKGILQKIADENTQ